The Pyrenophora tritici-repentis strain M4 chromosome 2, whole genome shotgun sequence genome window below encodes:
- a CDS encoding calcium-calmodulin dependent protein kinase has product MYLQCIAGMTKMMILSHDTDDEKDIEALTFNVPQRQISFFADEGIFSIIKCLDEKENPWAFSFFTIVKSFSKDSLRRPFRNCLFNEPLDDEFVDITERMMRMDPRLRITAEEALAHPWFDDVV; this is encoded by the coding sequence ATGTACTTGCAATGTATCGCCGGCATGACGAAAATGATGATTCTTTCCCACGACACAGACGATGAGAAAGATATTGAAGCACTCACATTCAATGTTCCCCAACGACAGATCTCGTTCTTTGCCGATGAAGGTATCTTCTCAATTATTAAGTGTCTAGATGAGAAAGAGAACCCTTGGGCGTTTTCCTTCTTCACTATAGTCAAAAGCTTCAGCAAGGACAGCCTGAGACGGCCATTCAGAAATTGCCTGTTTAACGAGCCTCTCGATGATGAGTTCGTAGATATCACCGAACGCATGATGAGAATGGACCCTAGACTACGAATTACGGCTGAAGAGGCGCTGGCACATCCATGGTTCGATGACGTTGTGTGA
- a CDS encoding AraJ, Arabinose efflux permease: MAMRSEGDLTTTTATPETQSQFELESRDRWSEEREFESLLPPCDGGKDAWSFLAAAFVIEIMVWGFPWSYGIFQEYYSTTLPFSGASGIPAIGTSAMGILYMVAPFTFGSLIRWPRYRRHAMIVGLLIMCLSLGLSSICQTVPQLIVTQGIFYGIGGAVTYSPVVTFLDEWFVHKKGLAFGIMWAGTGLGGVVVPLLLQWLLDTYGFRTSLRIWTLALFLITLPLTFFLKPRLPVPATNRARITFTFLRNKTFWILQAGNVMQGLGFFVPSIYLPTYTKSLGFNNTISTLPIILINIAAVIGSISMGTIVDRTHVTTAILISTVGAMLSIFLIWGFSTSLPPLLAFCFMYGLFAGSFTNTWPGILRTVQRSTGQMESSMVYSFLSLGRGVGNVVSGPVSEALMKTGNVGGMGLYGTQYGSLVIWTGISAALGGISIIGRRVGWL; the protein is encoded by the exons ATGGCTATGAGGTCAGAAGGAGATCTTACTACTACGACGGCAACACCCGAGACGCAATCGCAATTTGAGCTTGAGTCTAGGGACCGATGGAGTGAGGAACGGGAATTTGAGTCGTTACTTCCACCATGTGATGGAGGCAAAGATGCATGGAGTTTCCTCGCTGCGGCGTTTGTGATTGAGATTATGGTTTGGG GCTTCCCTTGGTCCTATGGTATCTTTCAAGAGTACTATAGTACCACGCTTCCCTTCTCCGGCGCGTCTGGTATCCCTGCCATTGGTACTTCCGCAATGGGTATCCTTTACATGGTGGCGCCTTTCACTTTTGGCTCCCTGATTCGCTGGCCTCGGTACAGACGACACGCTATGATCGTTGGACTTCTCATCATGTGTCTCTCCCTGGGATTGAGCTCAATCTGTCAAACGGTCCCCCAACTCATCGTCACTCAAGGCATCTTCTACGGAATCGGTGGCGCAGTGACATACAGTCCAGTCGTCACATTCCTCGACGAATGGTTCGTTCACAAGAAAGGGCTCGCATTCGGCATCATGTGGGCCGGCACAGGACTCGGTGGTGTAGTTGTCCCGCTGTTACTTCAATGGTTGCTAGACACATACGGCTTCCGCACCAGTTTACGTATCTGGACACTCGCCCTCTTCCTCATCACACTCCCATTAACATTCTTTCTGAAACCACGGCTACCCGTTCCAGCAACCAATCGCGCACGCATAACCTTCACATTTCTGCGCAACAAGACCTTTTGGATCCTACAAGCCGGAAATGTAATGCAAGGACTTGGATTCTTTGTTCCATCAATTTACCTACCCACCTACACAAAAAGTCTCGGCTTCAACAACACAATCTCTACTTTGCCCATCATTCTTATCAATATCGCCGCTGTTATCGGATCCATCAGTATGGGCACCATCGTCGATCGTACACATGTCACGACCGCGATCCTCATCTCCACCGTCGGCGCAATGTTATCTATATTCCTCATCTGGGGCTTCAGTACCTCATTGCCGCCACTGCTCGCTTTCTGCTTCATGTACGGCCTTTTTGCCGGTAGCTTCACGAATACATGGCCGGGAATCCTGCGGACGGTACAAAGGAGTACAGGGCAGATGGAGAGTTCGATGGTGTATTCTTTCCTGTCGCTGGGGAGGGGTGTTGGGAATGTGGTTTCGGGACCGGTGAGTGAGGCACTCATGAAGACGGGTAACGTAGGTGGAATGGGGCTGTATGGAACGCAGTATGGAAGTTTGGTGATTTGGACCGGGATTAGTGCTGCACTTGGGGGTATTAGTATCATTGGTAGGAGAGTTGGATGGCTGTAA
- a CDS encoding Ank-2 multi-domain protein, giving the protein MSTPVNTSAAILALSKVAWRLSISLSNLISDAKPGHAALLNLTGEVGLLGNECYQIHLKLQEIANNTETGSPPPYDGDGRIWASLATQIHETSQTIQELESFEKGFRVEKREDSSLVSQPGQLGKNEDKIEEMENSVRRHSDNLRTTLLLIQTVLAHFVPSGVERTLRDDVAELVQMVKKLQRLSQTGPPWRHTQTEATLMQYAQEVIVKGTAAKEQSMVPDPMAGASTGEITETSDPPWTEVIVAIQKEQKEPESKDAIPKSVPRRMKTVMRSTGTNEDRQPREISDSDDDLDTDFVKSALSTGAQAFESGDWHEADSMLQEALSMLQQLPRQRREFCDVFDLHYKLAVCAYHILDPADAEKALHSLISQSATSDQHKEYIYDAMHLLSQLYIRRGNVDRARVECEKSLQARRRLLGKQSGASLESMALMAHIYVLLGKRARAKSCLAMIPEASRETVLRTVEDSLATDVEHLEFSSLLSRAVPTESEVAIDRTPSRLSTSTLNAPSDRHESDAGSVMTRSPAAGPWRLHRSLASKDKTFEDSMSFLERSPPMPGTVDMSPPDGRERTQQHSPILGKVDPTGTSQCGPEIPKSKTLSRKEILNKVGCQPRDRTEEAVCDGDLAALATILSKKKGFWKSSLRKRGRPERVTALHFAALFGEIDMAQRLIDAGFDVNEVPFGYSTRLTPLNFAIGARQVDMVSLLAAHGAKPAHPDTWSTLAGQLLSRSWLMKTMSDSERNLVPSRIIAIMDILLKCGWDIDTPISTTAGTMLHQAVSFWTGAYKWDLNLRAAVTSFLCERGASPFETNGEGKTPYDLAAASEHHDLIQIFEACVRRKELLGTSAMPVELPGQIPW; this is encoded by the exons ATGTCCACACCTGTAAACACATCGGCTGCCATCCTGGCTCTGAGTAAGGTAGCCTGGAGACTATCTATCTCGCTCTCTAACCTCATTTCGGACGCCAAACCCGGCCATGCGGCTCTACTGAATCTCACAGGCGAGGTTGGATTGCTCGGCAATGAGTGTTACCAGATCCATCTCAAACTGCAAGAGATTGCGAACAATACCGAGACAGGCTCGCCTCCACCCTACGATGGCGACGGAAGAATATGGGCTTCTCTTGCAACCCAGATACACGAGACGAGTCAAACGATACAGGAGCTGGAATCATTTGAAAAGGGGTTCAGGGTAGAGAAGAGGGAGGATTCTAGTCTCGTATCCCAGCCAGGACAGCTAGGAAAAAACGAAGATAAGATAGAAGAGATGGAGAATAGTGTTCGTAGACACAGTGATAACTTGCGTACTACGCTGCTATTGATTCAAAC TGTACTTGCACATTTTGTACCTTCTGGTGTTGAGCGAACGCTTCGAGATGATGTTGCCGAACTCGTGCAGATGGTCAAAAAGTTGCAACGTTTGTCGCAAACTGGTCCACCGTGGCGACACACTCAGACCGAAGCCACCTTGATGCAGTATGCACAAGAGGTCATCGTAAAAGGTACAGCTGCGAAAGAGCAAAGTATGGTTCCAGACCCCATGGCTGGGGCATCGACCGGAGAAATCACCGAGACAAGCGACCCACCATGGACAGAAGTCATAGTAGCCATCCAGAAAGAGCAGAAGGAGCCGGAATCGAAAGATGCGATCCCTAAAAGCGTACCTAGAAGAATGAAGACCGTCATGCGTAGTACAGGTACAAACGAAGATCGGCAACCACGTGAGATATCTGACTCTGATGACGACTTGGACACCGATTTTGTCAAGTCTGCCTTGAGCACTGGAGCCCAAGCATTTGAATCAGGGGACTGGCATGAAGCAGACTCTATGCTTCAGGAGGCCTTGAGCATGCTACAACAGCTTCCAAGACAAAGGCGAGAGTTCTGCGATGTGTTCGACCTGCACTACAAGTTGGCGGTTTGTGCATACCATATCCTAGACCCAGCAGATGCAGAGAAGGCTCTGCATAGCCTTATCTCCCAGTCAGCAACCTCTGATCAGCACAAGGAGTACATTTACGACGCTATGCACTTGCTATCTCAGTTGTACATCCGTCGGGGCAATGTCGATCGCGCGCGAGTCGAGTGTGAAAAATCGTTACAGGCACGACGAAGATTGCTAGGAAAACAAAGTGGCGCGTCTCTCGAGTCGATGGCGCTTATGGCACATATATATGTGTTGCTAGGTAAGCGTGCGCGTGCAAAATCGTGCCTGGCCATGATACCGGAAGCAAGCCGAGAGACCGTTCTGAGGACTGTCGAAGACTCTTTGGCTACGGATGTGGAACATCTCGAGTTTTCGTCGTTACTGTCCCGAGCTGTACCTACAGAGAGCGAGGTGGCCATAGACCGCACTCCCAGCAGGCTCTCGACATCCACGCTCAATGCCCCATCAGACCGCCATGAGAGCGACGCAGGGTCTGTGATGACGAGATCGCCTGCCGCAGGCCCATGGCGGCTCCATCGAAGCCTTGCATCCAAAGACAAGACATTTGAAGATTCCATGTCCTTCCTGGAACGGTCGCCGCCTATGCCGGGGACAGTCGATATGAGCCCTCCAGACGGCAGAGAACGTACTCAGCAGCACAGTCCAATCCTTGGCAAAGTTGACCCCACAGGCACCAGCCAATGTGGACCCGAAATACCGAAAAGCAAGACCCTATCTCGCAAGGAGATACTCAACAAGGTTGGGTGCCAACCAAGAGATCGCACCGAAGAGGCTGTCTGTGACGGGGACCTAGCAGCCTTGGCAACCATCTTGAGCAAAAAGAAAGGATTCTGGAAATCGAGCCTgcgcaagcggggccgcccGGAACGTGTGACTGCACTGCATTTCGCTGCACTATTCGGCGAAATCGACATGGCACAGCGCCTCATTGACGCAGGTTTTGACGTTAACGAGGTTCCTTTTGGCTATTCAACGAGACTGACACCACTGAACTTTGCCATTGGCGCTCGTCAAGTAGATATGGTCAGTTTGTTGGCTGCGCATGGGGCAAAGCCAGCGCATCCAGACACCTGGTCCACATTAGCAGGGCAGCTGCTAAGTCGCTCATGGCTGATGAAGACCATGTCAGATTCCGAGCGCAATCTGGTACCGTCGCGAATAATTGCAATCATGGATATCTTACTGAAATGTGGGTGGGACATTGACACACCAATATCGACGACTGCTGGCACAATGCTACACCAAGCTGTGTCGTTCTGGACTGGCGCATACAAGTGGGACCTCAATCTTCGTGCCGCGGTGACTTCGTTTCTATGCGAAAGAGGCGCAAGTCCCTTCGAAACGAACGGAGAAGGCAAGACCCCTTATGACCTGGCTGCCGCTTCAGAGCATCATGACCTTATACAAATTTTTGAAGCGTGCGTGAGACGCAAGGAACTTCTCGGGACGTCAGCGATGCCTGTGGAACTGCCGGGACAGATCCCTTGGTAG
- a CDS encoding MFS-1 multi-domain protein, whose protein sequence is MTKADRTWATAQTPVPPNEHAGVERPTGWKYKKLKIGPVTLPCYASPESQLVLVSFVCFLCPGMFNAVNGIGAAGIDDDGKASNAANTTLYATFAVVGFFAGTITNVLGIRIALSFGGLGYCVYVSSYLCFNITHNLGYVVFSGFLLGCCAGILWAAQGAIMMSYPSEKLKGRYISWFWIIFNMGAVIGALVQLGLNFDNTGDEKAAAVTNGTYIGFMILTFLGACLSWTLIDAKHVVRSDGSRIILMKHPTWQSEIIGLWQTLRTDPYIILMFPMFFASNWFYTYQFNDVNYARFTVRTRALNNAIYWLAQILGAGVFGFALDFHNIRRTTRAKCAWLVMFLLTFGVWGGGYAFQRQYTRDDASPIYDWKDGGYGGPMVLYLAYGFYDAAWQTCVYWFMGAISNNSRKLANFAGFYKGIQSAGAAIVFRLDGYKRPYMDILLSSWILLAGSLVVALPVMLLKIKDTVPIEEDLRFTDETIEDVLGTRETYLLGGPEKA, encoded by the exons ATGACGAAAGCCGACAGAACATGGGCGACGGCGCAAACGCCAGTTCCACCCAACGAGCATGCCGGTGTCGAAAGACCAACAGGATGGAAGTACAAGAAATTGAAAATCGGGCCGGTCACTCTCCCATGTTATGCGTCGCCAGAGTCGCAGTTGGTCTTGGTCTCATTCGTCTGCTTCCTCTGTCCTG GCATGTTCAACGCTGTCAACGGGATAGGAGCCGCAGGTATCGACGATGATGGAAAAGCTAGCAACGCCGCCAACACTACGCTTTACGCTACCTTTGCCGTCGTCGGCTTCTTTGCTGGTACCATCACCAATGTCCTGGGTATCCGCATTGCGCTCTCGTTTGGAGGTCTCGGTTACTGCGTATACGTCAGTTCATATCTGTGTTTTAATATCACTCACAATCTCGGCTATGTAGTCTTCTCAGGCTTCTTGCTCGGATGCTGTGCCGGAATTCTTTGGGCTGCGCAAGGCGCGATCATGATGAGTTATCCATCTGAGAAGCTCAAGGGGAGGTATATTTCTTGGTTCTGGATCATTTTCAATATGGGTGCTGTTATAGGGGCCCTG GTTCAACTCGGCCTGAACTTCGACAATACAGGTGATGAAAAAGCAGCAGCCGTCACCAACGGGACGTATATCGGTTTCATGATCCTTACTTTCCTGGGCGCGTGCCTTTCTTGGACACTCATCGATGCCAAACACGTTGTTCGTAGTGACGGCTCCAGGATCATCCTTATGAAGCATCCAACCTGGCAATCTGAGATTATTGGCCTTTGGCAAACACTGCGCACGGATCCATACATCATCCTTATGTTCCCCATGTTCTTCGCCTCAAACTGGTTCTATACGTACCAATTCAACGACGTAAACTATGCGCGATTCACTGTGCGGACCCGCGctctcaacaacgcgatatACTGGCTAGCTCAGATACTGGGCGCGGGCGTGTTCGGGTTCGCACTAGACTTCCACAATATCAGGAGAACTACAAGAGCGAAGTGTGCTTGGTTGGTCATGTTCTTGCTCACGTTTGGCGTATGGGGCGGCGGCTATGCGTTTCAAAGACAGTACACCCGCGACGATGCGTCTCCGATATATGACTGGAAAGATGGGGGATATGGAGGACCGATGGTTCTGTACCTAGCCTATGGCTTCTACGACGCTGCATGGCAAACATGTGTATATTG GTTCATGGGCGCCATCTCAAACAACAGTCGCAAACTCGCAAACTTTGCCGGCTTCTACAAGGGCATTCAATCAGCAGGCGCAGCTATAGTATTCCGACTCGACGGCTACAAGAGGCCTTATATGGATATCCTCTTATCCAGTTGGATACTACTAGCAGGCAGCTTGGTCGTCGCGCTGCCAGTCATGCTCCTCAAAATCAAGGACACAGTACCGATTGAAGAAGACTTGCGCTTCACAGACGAGACGATTGAAGACGTCCTAGGCACGCGAGAAACGTATCTGCTCGGTGGGCCGGAGAAAGCATAG